In the genome of Chryseobacterium arthrosphaerae, one region contains:
- a CDS encoding DNA-3-methyladenine glycosylase, with protein sequence MKLPRSYYADQDVLFLAQDLLGKILFTEINGNITAGIIVETEAYFGVQDKASHAYGGRRTDRTETLYSHGGVSYVYLCYGIHHLFNVVTSVKDEPHAVLIRAVEPLIGKETMQLRRSMPASRAAISSGPGSAAKALGIDRNFNKKDLTGNEIWIEDHGIRYDPDEIIAGPRIGVAYAQEDALLPWRFFVKGNKYVSKPNKA encoded by the coding sequence TTGAAACTGCCACGCTCCTATTATGCCGATCAGGATGTTCTTTTCCTGGCTCAGGACCTTTTGGGAAAAATTCTTTTTACAGAAATTAATGGTAACATTACCGCCGGGATTATTGTAGAAACAGAAGCCTATTTTGGAGTACAGGATAAGGCTTCGCATGCGTATGGAGGCAGACGGACGGACCGTACGGAAACATTATACAGTCATGGCGGAGTATCTTATGTTTATTTATGCTATGGGATTCATCATCTTTTTAATGTGGTAACTTCGGTGAAAGATGAGCCTCATGCCGTACTGATCAGAGCTGTAGAGCCTTTGATCGGTAAAGAAACAATGCAGCTCAGACGCAGTATGCCGGCTTCCAGAGCTGCTATTTCTTCAGGCCCGGGTTCCGCAGCAAAAGCTTTGGGAATCGATAGAAACTTTAATAAAAAAGATCTGACAGGAAATGAAATCTGGATAGAAGACCACGGAATTCGGTATGATCCTGATGAAATTATAGCAGGCCCCCGTATAGGGGTTGCTTATGCACAGGAAGACGCTCTCCTGCCCTGGCGTTTCTTTGTGAAGGGTAATAAATATGTGAGTAAACCCAATAAAGCCTGA
- a CDS encoding aminopeptidase P family protein, protein MFSASTYLDRRSVLQGNVNGGILLFLGNIENPVNFEHNPYYFRQDSTFLYYFGIQEPRIAAIIDIDENKTIVFGDELSIDDIVWMGRQETLKEKCLKSGVQETSPYAELSQYLKNAQDSGRKVHYLPPYQSSNKILLSDLSGLKIAALQPSVEMIKAIVKQRSVKEPQEIAQIEQAVNVSNEMHLLAMRMARPGIKEYEVANAIQYLAANKECQMSYPPIVTINGGILHNHYRLNTLKEGDLFLNDSGAETAMGYAGDLTRTFPVSKNFTTKQKEMYEVVLNAFHNAQRLLKPGIRFKDIHLKASQHLVEGLIDLGLMKGNAEEAVKNHAHTLFFQCGLGHMMGLDVHDMEDLGEQYIGYTEEEPKDTKTFGLKSLRLGKALESGFVVTVEPGIYMIPDLIDMWQAENKNADFINYDKVNEYRDFGGIRVEDDFLITDDSYRLLGNGLINTVEEIENYRAEHLA, encoded by the coding sequence ATGTTTTCAGCATCAACCTATCTTGACAGAAGATCCGTATTACAAGGCAATGTGAACGGCGGAATCTTACTGTTTTTAGGAAATATAGAGAATCCTGTTAATTTTGAACACAATCCTTATTATTTCCGCCAGGACAGTACTTTCTTATATTATTTCGGGATCCAGGAGCCCCGTATTGCCGCTATTATTGATATTGATGAGAATAAGACAATTGTTTTCGGGGACGAACTAAGCATTGATGATATTGTATGGATGGGCAGGCAGGAAACATTGAAAGAGAAATGCCTGAAATCCGGAGTACAGGAAACCTCACCCTATGCAGAGCTTTCCCAGTATCTGAAAAATGCACAGGATTCCGGAAGAAAAGTACATTACCTTCCCCCCTATCAGTCTTCCAATAAGATTTTATTATCTGATCTTTCAGGACTTAAAATCGCAGCGCTGCAACCTTCTGTGGAAATGATCAAAGCGATTGTCAAGCAGCGTTCCGTTAAAGAACCTCAGGAGATTGCACAGATAGAACAGGCGGTGAATGTATCCAACGAAATGCATTTGCTGGCAATGCGCATGGCAAGACCTGGTATTAAAGAATATGAAGTGGCCAACGCTATCCAGTATCTTGCGGCCAATAAAGAATGCCAGATGTCTTATCCGCCGATTGTAACGATAAACGGAGGAATTCTTCACAATCATTACCGCCTTAACACACTGAAAGAAGGCGATCTGTTCCTGAATGATTCCGGAGCAGAAACCGCCATGGGATATGCGGGTGACCTCACCAGGACCTTCCCGGTAAGCAAGAATTTTACAACAAAGCAAAAAGAAATGTATGAAGTGGTTCTGAATGCTTTTCACAATGCCCAGCGTCTGCTGAAACCGGGAATACGTTTTAAAGATATTCACCTTAAAGCTTCCCAGCATCTGGTAGAAGGGCTTATTGACCTCGGACTGATGAAAGGAAATGCTGAAGAAGCTGTAAAAAACCATGCCCATACCTTATTTTTCCAGTGCGGATTAGGGCATATGATGGGGCTTGATGTGCATGATATGGAAGATCTTGGCGAGCAGTATATCGGTTACACGGAGGAAGAACCAAAGGATACCAAAACATTTGGACTTAAATCTTTACGTTTAGGCAAAGCTCTTGAATCCGGGTTTGTAGTAACGGTTGAGCCGGGTATTTATATGATTCCTGATCTGATCGATATGTGGCAGGCTGAAAATAAAAATGCTGACTTTATAAATTATGATAAAGTAAATGAATACAGGGATTTCGGTGGAATTCGCGTAGAAGATGATTTCCTGATTACGGATGACAGCTACAGACTTCTCGGGAACGGACTGATCAATACTGTTGAAGAAATTGAAAATTACAGAGCTGAACATCTGGCTTAA
- a CDS encoding GNAT family N-acetyltransferase, translating into MHYRNDKIIIRKFTPEEFSLFSSLFENKNITRYLPYKTPEEYREMFEKALSDYEEGPFSRWGVFNTANNDFIGMCLARVFLDRPEQIEIGYTLSENYWGKGLGTEVCKALMEYCRSLNTNKDIVAVTDPDNIGSQKILLKNGFVREDNLVRDDRELAYFVLSSS; encoded by the coding sequence ATGCATTACAGGAACGACAAAATTATCATCCGCAAATTCACTCCCGAAGAATTTTCCTTATTCTCATCACTTTTTGAAAACAAAAACATAACCCGTTATCTTCCTTATAAAACTCCTGAAGAGTACAGAGAAATGTTTGAAAAAGCTTTATCGGATTATGAGGAAGGACCATTCAGCCGGTGGGGAGTATTCAATACCGCAAACAATGATTTCATAGGAATGTGCCTGGCAAGAGTTTTTCTTGACCGTCCGGAACAGATTGAAATAGGCTATACATTAAGCGAAAACTACTGGGGAAAAGGCCTTGGTACAGAGGTATGCAAAGCTTTAATGGAATATTGCCGATCATTAAACACCAACAAAGATATTGTCGCCGTTACAGATCCGGATAATATCGGGTCTCAAAAAATCCTTTTAAAAAATGGATTCGTGAGAGAAGACAATCTGGTAAGAGATGATCGTGAACTGGCTTATTTTGTATTGAGCTCTTCTTAA
- a CDS encoding RrF2 family transcriptional regulator: MMSKRCKYALKAMVRLARNYHQGFLPTSVIAQDENIPKKFLEQILLELKRAKLVNSKQGKVGGYYLLKSPDEVSLADIYRIFDGPIALTPCVSLNFYEACDDCVDEAVCYLRKELMIVREKTRKSMMEATLTKFINKD, from the coding sequence ATGATGTCGAAACGGTGCAAATATGCGTTAAAAGCAATGGTCAGATTAGCAAGAAATTATCATCAAGGCTTTCTGCCCACTTCTGTTATTGCACAGGATGAGAACATTCCTAAAAAATTTTTAGAGCAGATCCTCCTGGAACTTAAAAGAGCTAAACTCGTCAACAGTAAGCAGGGTAAAGTAGGAGGGTATTACCTGCTGAAGTCTCCTGATGAGGTTTCATTAGCTGATATCTACCGTATTTTTGACGGTCCCATTGCTCTTACCCCATGTGTATCTTTAAATTTCTATGAAGCTTGTGACGACTGCGTGGATGAAGCAGTCTGTTACCTGAGAAAAGAATTAATGATCGTTCGTGAAAAGACCAGAAAAAGCATGATGGAGGCCACTCTAACTAAGTTTATCAATAAAGATTAA
- a CDS encoding phosphoadenylyl-sulfate reductase, whose translation MENNLKNEFEKLLEDASESDFQDNGLEVLASRFPGKVIFSTSFSYEDQVITHLIKNLDIDIFTLDTGRLFEQTYETWANTRAFFKKEIKAYYPDTEELKKFVTENGPDSFYQSVEQRKACCTIRKVHPLKKALEGYQVWITGLRAEHSPNRQNMPQLEWDPDNKIIKFHPLLHWTSEQVTDYVKSNNLPYNHLHKKGFVSIGCAPCTRAIKEGEDFRAGRWWWEDANKKECGLHIHQ comes from the coding sequence ATGGAAAACAATCTGAAAAATGAATTTGAAAAACTTCTGGAAGATGCTTCAGAAAGCGATTTTCAGGACAATGGATTAGAGGTATTAGCCAGTAGATTCCCGGGTAAGGTGATCTTTTCCACCAGTTTCAGCTATGAAGATCAGGTGATCACTCATCTGATCAAAAACCTGGATATTGATATTTTTACTCTTGATACAGGCCGTCTTTTTGAACAGACCTACGAAACATGGGCCAACACCAGAGCCTTTTTCAAAAAAGAGATCAAAGCATATTACCCGGATACGGAAGAATTGAAAAAATTTGTCACAGAAAACGGACCTGATTCATTTTACCAGTCTGTAGAGCAGAGGAAAGCATGCTGCACCATCCGTAAGGTACATCCGCTGAAAAAAGCATTGGAAGGATATCAGGTATGGATCACCGGTTTAAGAGCGGAACACTCTCCCAACAGGCAGAATATGCCACAGCTGGAGTGGGATCCTGACAATAAAATCATCAAATTTCATCCGCTCCTTCACTGGACTTCTGAGCAGGTAACCGATTATGTAAAGTCAAATAACCTGCCTTACAACCATCTTCACAAAAAAGGTTTTGTCAGCATAGGATGCGCTCCATGTACCAGAGCGATCAAAGAAGGGGAAGATTTCAGAGCCGGCCGCTGGTGGTGGGAAGATGCCAACAAAAAGGAATGCGGTCTACATATTCATCAATAA
- the cysD gene encoding sulfate adenylyltransferase subunit CysD has protein sequence MSIQQLNYLDQLESESIYILREVAGQFERPALLFSGGKDSIVLAHLARKAFLHGKIPFTFVHVDTGHNFPEVLEFRDQLVDQLNVNLVARKVEDTIKSKKLTEAKGKFPSRNWLQTYTLLDTIEEFEFDACIGGARRDEEKARAKERIFSVRDEFGQWDPKLQRPELWNIFNGKIHKGENVRIFPISNWTELDIWNYIRKEKIALPSIYFSHEREVVDLNGQWLANSPYVLLEPEDIVTTKKIRYRTVGDMTCTAAVESSAATIDAVIEEIVATRISERGETRIDDRVTEAAMEDRKKGGYF, from the coding sequence ATGTCAATACAACAATTAAACTACCTAGATCAGTTGGAGTCAGAATCCATTTATATTTTAAGGGAAGTTGCGGGACAGTTTGAGCGCCCTGCCTTACTATTCAGTGGAGGAAAAGACAGTATTGTACTCGCTCACCTGGCAAGAAAAGCATTTCTTCATGGGAAAATCCCTTTTACATTTGTACATGTAGATACTGGGCACAATTTCCCTGAAGTATTGGAATTCCGTGATCAGCTGGTTGATCAGCTCAATGTGAATCTCGTTGCAAGAAAAGTTGAGGATACCATAAAAAGCAAAAAATTAACCGAAGCCAAAGGAAAATTTCCCAGCAGAAACTGGCTTCAGACCTATACTTTACTGGACACCATAGAAGAATTTGAATTTGATGCCTGCATCGGAGGAGCCAGAAGAGACGAGGAGAAAGCCCGTGCCAAAGAAAGAATATTCTCCGTGCGTGATGAATTCGGACAATGGGACCCTAAACTTCAGCGCCCGGAACTTTGGAATATTTTCAACGGAAAAATCCATAAAGGAGAAAATGTAAGGATATTCCCGATCAGTAACTGGACGGAGCTTGATATCTGGAATTACATCCGCAAAGAAAAGATTGCATTGCCCTCCATTTACTTCTCGCATGAAAGGGAAGTGGTAGACCTTAACGGACAATGGCTGGCCAATTCGCCTTACGTGCTTTTGGAACCGGAAGATATTGTCACCACCAAAAAAATACGCTACAGAACCGTGGGAGATATGACCTGCACCGCAGCGGTAGAATCCAGTGCAGCTACAATAGATGCCGTAATCGAAGAAATTGTTGCCACCAGAATCTCCGAAAGAGGTGAAACCCGTATTGATGACAGGGTAACGGAAGCTGCCATGGAAGACAGGAAAAAAGGAGGCTATTTTTAG
- a CDS encoding sulfate adenylyltransferase subunit 1 codes for MDILRFITAGSVDDGKSTLIGRLLYDSKSILQDQLEVLEKHSKNKNEDGVDLALLTDGLRAEREQGITIDVAYRYFSTPKRKFIIADAPGHVQYTRNMITGASNSELMVILVDARKGVIEQTRRHSIIASLLKLKKVAVAINKMDMVDYSEEVFETIKSDYSKIAENLGLNDVSYFPISALKGDNIVTPSSRTEWYQGKSLLEYLEQVTLHEEKNNGSRFQVQYVIRPQTEDLHDYRGYAGQILSGTFKKGDEIQILPAGLTSEISKIEIHGVEKEEAFEGQPAVIHIAHDLDISRGDLFATGEELPAVEKELEVLLCWLDQKPLQPGNKYLLQQNSRLVKAIVKEVDYKINVNTLNREPIESEIKLNEIVKVTLRTAQPLVYDSFINNKTTGSAILVDETSNSTVAACIIQ; via the coding sequence ATGGATATATTAAGATTTATAACAGCAGGAAGTGTAGATGACGGTAAAAGTACCCTTATCGGAAGACTGCTTTACGATAGCAAAAGTATTTTACAGGATCAACTGGAAGTCCTTGAAAAACATTCTAAAAACAAAAATGAAGATGGCGTAGACCTCGCTCTTTTAACAGACGGACTGCGGGCTGAGAGAGAACAGGGAATAACCATAGACGTTGCTTACCGGTACTTCTCAACACCAAAAAGAAAGTTTATTATTGCCGATGCTCCGGGCCATGTACAGTATACCCGGAATATGATTACCGGAGCATCCAATTCCGAACTGATGGTCATTCTTGTCGATGCACGGAAAGGAGTGATTGAGCAGACCAGAAGACATTCTATCATCGCTTCATTATTAAAACTGAAAAAAGTAGCCGTAGCCATCAACAAAATGGATATGGTAGACTATTCGGAAGAAGTCTTTGAAACCATAAAGTCTGACTATTCCAAAATAGCGGAAAACCTTGGGCTGAATGATGTAAGCTATTTCCCGATCTCTGCACTGAAAGGAGATAATATCGTTACCCCCTCATCCAGAACAGAATGGTATCAGGGGAAATCTCTTCTGGAATATCTGGAGCAGGTCACTTTACACGAAGAAAAAAATAACGGAAGCCGTTTTCAGGTTCAGTATGTCATCCGCCCTCAGACAGAAGACCTGCATGATTACAGAGGATATGCAGGGCAGATTCTGAGTGGTACATTCAAAAAAGGAGATGAGATTCAGATTCTTCCGGCGGGCTTAACCAGTGAGATTTCCAAAATTGAAATCCACGGGGTAGAAAAGGAGGAAGCATTCGAAGGTCAACCGGCTGTCATTCATATTGCTCACGATCTGGATATCAGCAGGGGAGATCTTTTTGCGACCGGAGAAGAGCTTCCGGCAGTAGAAAAAGAGCTGGAGGTTCTTCTGTGCTGGCTTGATCAGAAACCACTTCAGCCCGGTAACAAATACCTGCTGCAGCAAAACAGCAGACTCGTAAAAGCCATTGTGAAAGAAGTAGATTACAAGATCAATGTCAACACGCTTAACCGTGAACCGATAGAGAGTGAAATCAAACTTAATGAAATTGTAAAAGTTACGTTGCGAACGGCACAGCCTTTGGTCTATGACAGTTTTATCAATAATAAAACAACAGGATCTGCAATTTTGGTGGATGAAACTTCTAATTCAACTGTTGCAGCCTGTATAATTCAATAG
- the epsC gene encoding serine O-acetyltransferase EpsC, with protein MAISDNLIEKIHQSKSTNTHGFFDKVKTKKWVKDLYEVLFLPQNDNTEDHLKKSFENLQQTFSTLIGAVAENKEDTEEQVNRFFKALPAVYDQLVLDAQSILEFDPAAESLEEVYLAYPGFFATYVYRISHQLWEQKVRILPRVISEYAHSKTGIDIHPGAVIGESFFIDHGTGIVIGETTVIGNHVKIYQGVTLGALNVSKEKANQKRHPNIEDHVIIYSGATILGGNTTIGRESVIGGNVWITQDVPPNSLVYHKSEIKIKDNSSLPESLTFVI; from the coding sequence ATGGCAATTTCCGATAATTTAATTGAAAAAATTCATCAAAGCAAAAGCACTAATACCCACGGGTTCTTTGATAAAGTAAAGACTAAAAAATGGGTAAAAGATCTGTATGAAGTTCTTTTTCTTCCACAGAATGACAATACGGAAGATCACCTGAAGAAAAGTTTTGAAAACCTTCAGCAAACATTTTCCACCCTTATCGGTGCTGTAGCAGAAAATAAAGAAGATACGGAAGAACAGGTGAACCGGTTTTTCAAAGCCTTACCGGCCGTGTATGATCAGTTGGTGCTGGATGCCCAATCAATTCTGGAATTTGATCCGGCAGCAGAATCTCTGGAAGAAGTATATCTTGCCTATCCCGGATTTTTTGCAACCTATGTTTACCGGATTTCGCACCAGTTGTGGGAGCAGAAGGTCAGAATACTGCCCCGTGTCATTTCGGAATATGCTCACAGCAAAACCGGTATAGACATCCATCCCGGAGCCGTAATCGGAGAATCATTCTTCATTGATCACGGAACAGGAATCGTCATCGGGGAAACAACCGTGATCGGAAACCATGTTAAAATTTATCAGGGGGTGACCCTGGGAGCTTTAAATGTGTCTAAGGAAAAGGCCAACCAGAAAAGGCATCCCAATATTGAAGACCATGTCATCATTTATTCAGGAGCAACCATTTTAGGTGGAAACACTACGATCGGCAGAGAAAGTGTCATCGGAGGGAATGTATGGATCACCCAGGATGTTCCGCCCAACTCTCTGGTCTATCATAAAAGTGAAATAAAAATAAAGGATAACAGTTCCTTACCGGAATCTTTAACCTTTGTTATTTAA
- the cysK gene encoding cysteine synthase A has product MKFQNALETIGNTPIVKINTLFSSDHEIWIKLEKNNPGGSIKDRIALAMIEDAEAKGLLNKDSTIIEPTSGNTGIGLALVAAVKGYKLILVMPESMSIERRKIMEAYGAEFVLTPREKGMKGAIEKANELAAETPNSWIPKQFDNPANVKVHTETTAREILNDFPDGLDYIITGVGTGGHITGIAKTVKEKYPNVKVFAVEPELSPVLSGGSPAPHPLQGLGAGFVPSILDITLLDGVITVGKDEAYKYAIDAAKKEGLFVGVSTGAALAAIAKHLPEIPTNAKILTINYDTGERYLSVEGLF; this is encoded by the coding sequence ATGAAATTTCAGAATGCATTAGAAACAATAGGAAATACTCCCATTGTAAAGATCAATACCTTGTTCAGTTCAGATCATGAAATCTGGATCAAGCTGGAAAAAAACAATCCCGGCGGAAGCATTAAAGACAGAATTGCACTGGCAATGATTGAAGATGCAGAAGCAAAAGGACTTTTAAATAAAGACAGTACCATCATAGAACCTACCAGCGGAAATACAGGAATAGGACTGGCATTGGTTGCTGCAGTGAAAGGGTACAAACTTATCCTGGTAATGCCGGAAAGCATGAGTATCGAACGCCGCAAGATCATGGAAGCATACGGAGCTGAATTTGTCCTTACTCCAAGAGAAAAAGGAATGAAAGGAGCTATTGAAAAGGCCAATGAACTCGCTGCAGAAACTCCCAATTCATGGATTCCGAAACAGTTTGACAACCCTGCCAACGTTAAAGTGCATACGGAAACCACTGCCCGTGAAATTTTAAATGATTTCCCTGACGGACTGGATTATATCATTACCGGGGTAGGAACCGGAGGCCATATCACAGGAATTGCAAAAACAGTAAAAGAAAAATATCCCAACGTAAAAGTATTTGCCGTAGAGCCGGAGCTATCTCCCGTACTGAGCGGAGGAAGCCCTGCACCACACCCGCTACAGGGACTGGGAGCCGGATTTGTGCCTTCTATACTGGACATTACCCTTTTAGACGGAGTCATCACAGTAGGAAAGGACGAAGCCTATAAATATGCCATCGATGCTGCAAAAAAAGAAGGCCTTTTTGTAGGAGTTTCTACAGGGGCAGCTTTGGCAGCCATCGCAAAACATTTACCTGAAATACCAACTAACGCTAAAATCCTTACCATCAATTATGATACCGGCGAAAGGTATCTTTCTGTAGAAGGACTCTTCTAA
- the cobA gene encoding uroporphyrinogen-III C-methyltransferase, translating into MKTNIKSPKVYLIGAGPGNPELITVKAVKAISEADVILCDRLVSPEILETYANDNTEVIYVGKECSKNASTPQSHINTLMVEYARQNKTIVRLKGGDVSIFSNILDELQALKHNHIPYEIIPGITAALGAAAFAAMPLTARGYSTSVRFLTYYKSEILDEDYWKELAATGDTLVFYMSKGNLTALVEKFNELGISGDKKIAVIEQATTPYQKVYTASFDDFNTRFGNKNFASPSLVVIGRVVNLHEEFSWLENAEQEGLYFKSVENGSLIPTTQNFFEYAV; encoded by the coding sequence ATGAAAACAAATATAAAATCACCAAAGGTTTACCTTATCGGTGCAGGGCCCGGCAACCCTGAACTGATCACCGTAAAAGCAGTAAAAGCCATCTCTGAAGCAGATGTCATCTTATGTGACCGTCTCGTAAGTCCTGAGATCCTGGAAACTTACGCCAATGACAATACAGAAGTGATCTACGTAGGCAAAGAATGCAGCAAAAATGCATCTACTCCCCAATCTCATATCAATACTTTAATGGTGGAGTATGCCCGTCAGAACAAAACTATCGTAAGACTCAAAGGAGGTGATGTTTCCATATTCTCCAATATTCTGGATGAACTGCAGGCTTTAAAGCATAATCATATTCCTTATGAGATCATCCCGGGAATTACAGCAGCTTTAGGGGCAGCAGCCTTTGCAGCGATGCCTTTAACAGCAAGAGGATATTCAACTTCGGTACGGTTCCTGACCTATTATAAATCGGAAATCCTTGATGAAGATTACTGGAAAGAGCTTGCTGCAACCGGTGACACCCTTGTTTTCTATATGTCGAAAGGAAATCTTACGGCTCTCGTAGAGAAGTTCAATGAACTTGGAATTTCTGGCGACAAAAAAATCGCAGTGATCGAACAGGCAACCACTCCTTATCAGAAAGTGTATACCGCTTCTTTTGATGATTTCAATACCCGTTTTGGCAACAAAAACTTTGCTTCCCCCTCATTGGTTGTGATTGGCAGGGTGGTGAATCTGCATGAAGAATTTTCGTGGCTGGAAAATGCAGAGCAGGAAGGCCTTTATTTTAAATCGGTGGAAAACGGAAGTCTGATCCCAACAACTCAAAATTTCTTTGAATATGCTGTCTGA
- a CDS encoding diflavin oxidoreductase — MKQISGDLSRDEAIWASGYLAGLAGGTLTATLPPQQQDIPVQNAVKKITLAYGTETGNSKKLATGLAGIIKKKGIQVKLADLSQYKPKDLAKEEYFFVIISTQGEGEPPILAKKFYDYIHENELSLSNLKFGVLALGDSSYPQFCKTGEEVDYRFEILGARRIIPLKRCDIDYEEEASHWIEHVFEAVHKNTENSSKNNVAPKASKGRKKYLGKVSAIINLNDITSEKETYHIEIETEDSLVYQPGASLGIIPFNSKAVVDEIISLTGIDPKKQIETAKITGNVEELLSKYLNISYLLKSVVAQYAKITGHSIPEVRLSLLDLLRIYPVKNAEEFEEVLQILTGQAPRLYSISSSPEAHGDTEIHITVAKSEFFIDHQKHNGLCSGLLSEFKEGEEIEFYIQEAAHFTLPEPDKDIIMIGPGTGIAPFRSFLWERDATGAEGRNWLFFGDRNFVSDFLYQTELQDFLKTGSLAHLDLAFSRDTGEKIYVQHRLEQKAQEIFHWLEGGATLYVCGAKEPMSRDVEQTLLNIIQKEGKRSKEEAVHYLEDLELSGRYAKDVY; from the coding sequence TTGAAACAAATATCCGGCGATCTTTCCCGTGATGAAGCGATCTGGGCCAGCGGATATCTGGCAGGTCTTGCCGGCGGAACTTTAACGGCAACGCTTCCGCCTCAGCAACAGGATATTCCTGTACAGAATGCCGTAAAAAAAATAACCCTGGCCTACGGTACGGAAACCGGAAACAGCAAAAAACTGGCAACCGGTCTGGCAGGGATTATAAAGAAAAAAGGAATTCAGGTAAAACTGGCTGATCTTTCCCAATACAAGCCTAAAGATCTGGCTAAAGAAGAATATTTCTTTGTTATTATCAGTACTCAGGGAGAAGGAGAACCGCCGATTTTAGCTAAAAAATTCTATGATTATATCCATGAGAATGAGCTCAGTCTCAGCAATCTGAAATTCGGGGTTCTGGCATTGGGGGACAGCAGCTATCCTCAGTTTTGTAAGACAGGAGAAGAAGTTGATTACCGTTTTGAAATATTAGGAGCCCGGCGTATCATTCCATTGAAAAGATGTGATATCGATTATGAGGAAGAGGCTTCCCACTGGATAGAACATGTATTTGAAGCTGTTCATAAAAATACTGAGAACAGTTCTAAAAATAATGTTGCTCCAAAAGCTTCAAAAGGCAGAAAAAAGTACCTCGGAAAAGTTTCGGCGATCATCAACCTGAACGATATTACTTCTGAAAAAGAAACCTATCACATAGAAATTGAAACGGAAGACAGTCTGGTCTACCAACCCGGTGCGTCTTTAGGAATTATCCCCTTCAATTCAAAAGCTGTAGTAGATGAAATTATTTCACTGACAGGCATTGATCCGAAAAAACAGATTGAAACGGCCAAAATTACGGGCAATGTAGAAGAACTTTTAAGCAAGTACCTCAACATCAGCTATCTGCTAAAATCCGTAGTGGCACAATACGCTAAAATAACAGGACATTCTATCCCGGAAGTCCGTTTAAGCCTGCTTGATCTTCTGAGAATTTATCCGGTGAAAAATGCTGAAGAATTTGAAGAAGTCCTTCAGATTCTGACGGGTCAGGCTCCCCGGCTATATTCCATATCTTCTTCACCGGAAGCTCACGGAGATACAGAAATTCATATTACGGTGGCTAAATCGGAATTCTTTATTGACCATCAGAAGCATAACGGATTGTGCAGTGGTCTTCTGAGTGAATTCAAAGAGGGGGAAGAGATAGAGTTTTACATTCAGGAAGCAGCACATTTTACATTGCCGGAACCAGATAAAGATATTATTATGATCGGCCCCGGAACAGGGATCGCTCCTTTCAGGTCATTTCTCTGGGAACGTGATGCCACAGGAGCAGAAGGCAGAAACTGGCTTTTCTTCGGAGACCGGAATTTCGTCTCAGATTTCCTTTATCAGACGGAGCTTCAGGATTTTCTTAAAACCGGCAGTCTGGCCCATCTGGACCTTGCTTTTTCCAGGGATACCGGAGAAAAAATATATGTTCAGCACAGGTTGGAACAAAAAGCCCAGGAAATTTTTCACTGGCTTGAAGGAGGAGCCACACTGTATGTATGCGGAGCTAAAGAGCCAATGAGCCGTGATGTGGAACAGACCCTCCTTAATATTATTCAGAAGGAAGGAAAACGCAGTAAAGAAGAAGCAGTTCATTATCTGGAAGACCTGGAACTCAGCGGCAGATATGCAAAAGATGTGTATTAA